One segment of Megachile rotundata isolate GNS110a chromosome 6, iyMegRotu1, whole genome shotgun sequence DNA contains the following:
- the LOC105663389 gene encoding uncharacterized protein LOC105663389 → MSRVQLEQLNIEGLRELARQQILDIRGVRAVLFERLIDHFEAIGWPEQIIIPGPSETESQSATEGNTLPLQKDLRTHGNVNIRSDDTGTSRYGQKNTRIDNSRVPNLQEIVQTVLQALGPASMQPSNQQIMNAASPSPSAGSQSSALQNWNQVKFTVKLIPPFSGQEEDKVITWLERIGNIGRIYQLSDEVLVLAAVNQLQGRALSWYNRQPIETISSWEDFKFHVRAYFERKESVTVTLSRVGSRTWRMYSEKFADYAEDKLKLMQSLTLTEKEKIELLADGIKDPSLRRFALDTWATTVPEFINHIRKITEDNVAQRPETSKKSLPVVRPSSNRKICAHCKKSGHEIQECRIAKVICYNCGQTGHLSTGCPKKRSGAGPSLNHVAESSLEDTVEAATGSSSIAVVTRSFNLQGKETPFITVYSLGKADKSFCTLVDTGSPVNLVKRSVYTVFLQNNKLLRVRDNLNLKGVNNSVISVYGKIHDQIQLEKLKGQWFDITLLVVDDNTIVFDMLLGREFFMESRIKIIYENGEFIFESPFNNKENTNTILVIEAVNQRDQYDIAYENLDKDLDFSSKTRLIELLREIDSAEIEPVKDNYRIRVHLKDQTLFRYAPRRMSVQEKAELREITDNLLARGIIKPSISPYCSRIVLVTKRNGSKQISFSAYRGPNRSTRWEKNFFKIGSKRWIPPDRNSPRGYEVFFVCDAIWTIRILREVLTMLRSYNLELNMSKCLFLKKEIEFLGYVISEKGVTLNQRHTEAISAFPYPTNLRQVQGFVGLSGYFRKFIHNYTLKTELTSFPTLRIYNPKAETELHTDASCQGFGAILLQRQDSKDLAPIAYFSKATTDTEKKYHSFELETLAIIKALERFHVYLQGISFRVVTDCNSLALALKKININPRIARWALYFQNYKFELVHRSADKMIHVDFLSRHVMLINVISVEDELMYKQLADQKLKEIAEHVELHEKDLFVVPENMINQVIQLYHDEMGHVGIEKTMYGITDHYWFPNLKLKIRQYIDNCVQCLSYSLAAGKAEGEMQIYEKDTIPFQTIHIDHFGPLEETTEKFKYILVIVDACTKFVWLFPTKSTGANEVINSLTLLFHLLGYPNRIISDRGSAFSSHNFSEFLKDKEISHTMTAVASPWANGQVERVNRFLKSTLAKITEQPRQWKDCLGLVQYVINNTFHKAINSTPSKHLFGFDQWRVKDEHLWSLIDAWQALDRNYVEVRTNTRMAAQEVNRKLQEYNKEQYDKRHKKITPYSVGDLVLLKKLQNQPGINTKLTAKFKGPYQIKAILKKNRFVVTDIPGYNLTQKPYNTILSADKIKPWIRVKDSVSENNVNTANIEMETDSDSDLSQKCK, encoded by the exons ATGAGTCGAGTGCAATTAGAACAATTAAATATTGAGGGTCTGCGGGAGTTAGCACGTCAACAAATCCTCGATATTCGTGGAGTGCGTGCAGTGCTTTTTGAGAGGCTCATAGATCATTTTGAAGCGATTGGATGGCCAGAACAAATAATTATACCAGGACCGAGTGAGACGGAAAGCCAGTCAGCAACCGAAGGAAACACGTTGCCGTTACAAAAGGACCTTCGAACACACGGTAACGTAAACATAAGATCGGATGACACAGGTACGTCGCGGTATGGCCAGAAAAACACAAGAATAGACAACTCAAGGGTTCCCAATCTGCAGGAGATAGTACAGACAGTTCTACAGGCTTTAGGACCGGCCAGCATGCAACCCTCAAATCAGCAGATCATGAATGCGGCTTCCCCTTCGCCGAGTGCCGGGTCGCAATCCAGTGCTTTGCAAAACTGGAATCAAGTTAAATTTACTGTTAAATTAATACCTCCTTTTTCGGGACAGGAAGAAGACAAGGTAATAACCTGGTTGGAAAGGATTGGGAACATCGGTCGTATTTATCAACTTTCAGATGAGGTGTTAGTGCTCGCCGCCGTTAACCAGCTCCAAGGTCGAGCGTTAAGCTGGTATAACCGTCAACCCATAGAAACAATATCGTCTTGGGAGGATTTCAAATTTCACGTACGGGCTTATTTTGAAAGAAAGGAATCGGTCACAGTAACATTGTCAAGGGTAGGAAGTCGAACGTGGAGAATGTACTCGGAGAAATTTGCTGACTACGCAGAAGACAAGTTAAAGTTGATGCAATCCTTAACACTCACCGAGAAGGAGAAAATAGAATTATTAGCAGATGGGATTAAGGATCCCTCATTGAGAAGATTCGCACTAGATACTTGGGCTACCACGGTTCCAGAGTTTATTAATCACATAAGGAAAATAACGGAAGACAACGTAGCTCAACGACCGGAAACCAGCAAGAAAAGTTTGCCAGTAGTGAGGCCTTCCTCGAACAGGAAGATTTGCGCACATTGTAAAAAATCGGGGCATGAGATCCAGGAATGCCGTATAGCAAAGGTCATTTGCTATAATTGTGGACAAACAGGACATCTGAGTACGGGGTGTCCAAAGAAGAGAAGCGGAGCAGGGCCTTCCCTAAACCATGTGGCAGAGAGTTCGTTGGAGGACACCGTAGAAGCGGCTACAGGATCGTCGTCAATAGCAGTAGTTACGCGAAGCTTCAACCTTCAGGGAAAAGAAACTCCGTTTATAACAGTCTATAGTTTAGGAAAAGCGGACAAATCGTTTTGTACACTAGTAGACACAGGTAGTCCGGTAAACTTAGTAAAGAGGTCTGTATACACCGTTTTCCTTCAGAATAATAAATTGCTACGAGTTCGGGATAATTTAAACCTAAAAGGGGTTAACAATTCAGTTATTTCGGTATATGGAAAGATTCATGATCAAATACAGCTAGAGAAATTAAAAGGTCAGTGGTTTGATATAACTCTGTTAGTTGTCGATGATAATACTATTGTGTTTGACATGCTTCTTGGTCGAGAGTTCTTTATGGAATCTaggattaaaataatttacgaaAATGGGGAATTTATCTTCGAATCTCCTttcaataataaagaaaatacgaACACAATTTTAGTTATAGAGGCAGTAAATCAACGCGATCAGTATGATATTGCTTATGAAAACCTAGATAAAGACTTAGATTTCTCTTCTAAAACCCGTTTAATTGAATTGTTACGCGAAATAGATTCAGCCGAAATCGAACCGGTTAAGGACAACTATAGGATTAGGGTGCACTTGAAAGATCAGACACTTTTCAGATACGCTCCTAGACGAATGTCAGTCCAAGAGAAAGCGGAATTGCGGGAAATCACGGACAATTTATTGGCGCGCGGTATTATAAAACCGAGCATCTCACCGTACTGTTCGCGAATTGTATTAGTTACGAAACGGAACGGCTCTAAGC AAATTTCCTTTTCCGCTTATCGAGGACCTAATAGATCAACTAGGTGGGaaaagaattttttcaaaattggatCTAAGAGATGGATTCCACCAGATAGAAATTCACCTAGAGGATACGAAGTATTTTTCGTTTGCGACGCCATTTGGACAATTCGA ATCCTGAGGGAAGTTTTGACCATGCTAAGGAGTTACAATCTGGAGCTGAATATGTCCAAATGTTTattcttaaaaaaagaaatagagtTTTTGGGCTATGTAATCTCAGAAAAGGGGGTAACACTAAATCAGAGACACACCGAAGCTATATCTGCTTTTCCATACCCAACCAACTTAAGACAAGTACAAGGGTTTGTGGGACTATCGGGTTACTTTAGAAAGTTCATTCACAACTATACTTTAAAA ACAGAGCTAACTTCTTTTCCAACGTTACGAATATATAACCCTAAAGCCGAAACTGAATTACATACAGACGCTAGTTGTCAGGGTTTTGGGGCCATATTACTCCAACGTCAAGATTCAAAAGATTTAGCACCGATCGCATATTTCAGTAAAGCTACAACTGACACAGAAAAAAAATATCACAGTTTTGAATTAGAAACTCTAGCTATAATCAAAGCCTTGGAACGATTTCATGTTTATTTACAAGGTATATCGTTTCGTGTGGTGACGGATTGTAACTCTCTGGCGTTGGCcctcaaaaaaattaatattaatcccCGTATAGCAAGATGGGctttgtattttcaaaattataagtttgagctTGTCCACAGATCTGCGGATAAAATGATACACGTCGATTTTCTCAGCCGACACGTTATGTTAATCAATGTTATCTCGGTCGAAGACGAATTGATGTATAAACAGTTAGCGgatcaaaaattaaaagagaTCGCCGAACATGTCGAACTACACG AAAAAGATTTATTTGTTGTACCTGAGAACATGATAAATCAAGTTATCCAGCTATATCACGATGAAATGGGACATGTCGGTATAGAAAAAACTATGTACGGGATAACGGATCACTATTGGTTTCctaatctaaaattaaaaattagacaaTATATTGACAATTGTGTACAATGCTTATCATATTCGTTAGCTGCTGGAAAGGCTGAAGGTGAAATGCAAATCTATGAAAAGGATACAATACCATTTCAAACTATACACATTGATCATTTTGGCCCGTTAGAGGAAACAAcggaaaaatttaaatatatattagtaattgtagatgCGTGTACTAAATTTGTTTGGTTATTTCCGACTAAGTCTACAGGagctaatgaagtaattaattCGTTAACTTTACTATTCCATTTATTAGGGTATCCGAATAGAATAATTAGCGATAGAGGCTCAGCTTTTTCATCTCacaatttttcagaatttttaaaggaCAAAGAAATTTCACATACAATGACAGCAGTAGCGTCTCCCTGGGCCAATGGACAGGTAGAGCGGGTAAATCGATTCTTAAAGTCCACTTTAGCCAAGATAACCGAACAACCTAGACAATGGAAGGATTGTCTCGGTTTGGTCCAATATGTGATTAACAACACTTTTCATAAAGCAATAAATTCAACGCCTAGCAAACATTTATTCGGTTTTGATCAATGGCGTGTCAAAGACGAGCATTTGTGGTCATTAATCGACGCCTGGCAGGCACTTGATCGGAACTATGTAGAAGTAAGAACAAATACGCGAATGGCAGCTCAAGAAGTTAATAGAAAACTTCAAGAGTATAATAAAGAACAATATGATAAACGGCACAAAAAAATCACTCCATATTCGGTAGGAGACCTAGTGCTTCTAAAAAAACTACAAAATCAACCGGGTATTAATACTAAATTAACTGCTAAGTTTAAGGGGCCCTATCAGATAAAAGCAATACTGAAGAAAAATCGTTTTGTAGTAACTGACATTCCAGGATATAATCTCACGCAGAAACCGTATAACACCATTCTCTCAGCAGATAAAATTAAACCATGGATACGCGTAAAAGATTCTGTTTCTGAGAATAATGTTAATACTGCCAATATAGAAATGGAAACTGATAGCGACTCCGATCTCTCACAAAAGTGTAAATAG